A stretch of the Actinomyces faecalis genome encodes the following:
- a CDS encoding TadE family type IV pilus minor pilin, protein MVTAETAVVLPSVVLVLVLVLSAVSAGVTQLRVTDAARVAARAAAVGRTDLDAVVAAAAGRSHLEIEHGALTCVTVSRQVPGPAGLLGVAAHSRACAWTEPVQP, encoded by the coding sequence ATGGTGACTGCCGAGACCGCTGTCGTCCTGCCCTCGGTGGTGCTGGTTCTCGTGCTCGTCCTGTCAGCGGTCAGCGCAGGAGTGACTCAGCTGCGCGTGACCGACGCCGCCCGGGTGGCAGCGCGTGCCGCGGCCGTCGGGCGCACGGACCTCGACGCCGTCGTCGCAGCGGCTGCGGGACGCTCACACCTGGAGATCGAGCACGGGGCGCTGACGTGCGTCACCGTCTCCCGACAGGTACCTGGTCCTGCGGGGCTCCTGGGGGTCGCCGCGCACAGCCGGGCGTGCGCCTGGACCGAGCCGGTGCAGCCATGA
- a CDS encoding ATP-binding protein: protein MTRLLSLPESQWFERKSGAIRPQDLAIPMVAMANSEGGVIVAGLHAGEVVGVDARADNALRQAAIDFTAPPVRVRVTALDASDGRVLVFRVSPGELVHETHKGECYLRVGDESRRLSFVQRQELEWDRGSASFEGTAVPGARVDDLAGSVLQDFQARLGSSSADLALGARDLLTRDGGVTVAGYLLLSERPQVTYPNAHVRVLKYGSVDRGVGRSLALEEGGDVRCEGPIVQQIDEAARAIDRLLPRRQALTDSGRFEATPVIPRDAWLEGLVNAVVHRSYSMSGDHVRVEIFPNRIEITSPGRFPGIADPTRAKVISRNARNPRIARVCADLGVTRELGEGIRRIYAEMRRVGLSEPMYVQSSEAVRLTLLAAHAVSDDVAERLGGTAIRILDAMRLAQRPLGTGQIVDLVGLARPTVIRHLGRLRAAGLVVWEGSQARDPRATWRVV from the coding sequence GTGACACGATTGCTGTCACTGCCTGAGAGTCAGTGGTTTGAGCGTAAGTCCGGGGCGATTCGACCGCAGGACCTAGCGATTCCCATGGTCGCCATGGCGAACTCGGAGGGGGGTGTGATCGTGGCTGGCCTGCACGCGGGTGAGGTTGTCGGCGTGGATGCGCGTGCTGACAACGCCTTGCGTCAGGCTGCGATCGACTTTACGGCGCCCCCGGTTCGTGTAAGAGTCACGGCTCTTGACGCCAGTGATGGACGTGTGCTGGTTTTTCGAGTCTCGCCGGGTGAGCTCGTTCATGAGACACATAAGGGGGAGTGCTACCTGCGGGTTGGCGATGAGTCTCGCAGGCTGAGTTTTGTCCAGCGTCAGGAGCTGGAGTGGGACCGGGGGTCGGCGAGCTTTGAGGGGACTGCGGTTCCTGGGGCGCGGGTTGATGACCTTGCGGGATCAGTACTTCAAGACTTTCAGGCGCGGCTCGGGTCCTCGTCGGCAGACCTGGCGCTAGGAGCGCGTGATCTACTGACTCGTGACGGAGGTGTGACCGTAGCAGGGTATCTCCTCCTGTCCGAACGGCCTCAGGTGACGTACCCCAATGCGCATGTCAGGGTGCTCAAGTACGGCAGCGTGGATCGAGGAGTTGGACGTTCTCTCGCCCTTGAGGAGGGGGGAGACGTGCGTTGCGAGGGTCCGATTGTGCAGCAGATTGACGAGGCTGCGCGAGCTATTGATCGCCTTCTGCCGCGCCGTCAGGCCTTGACTGATAGCGGTCGCTTTGAGGCGACGCCTGTGATCCCACGAGACGCGTGGCTTGAGGGGCTCGTTAATGCTGTCGTACATCGCTCTTACAGCATGAGTGGTGACCATGTACGTGTCGAGATCTTCCCTAACCGCATCGAGATTACAAGTCCGGGACGGTTTCCAGGTATTGCTGATCCCACTCGTGCGAAGGTGATCAGCCGCAACGCACGAAACCCGCGGATCGCGCGAGTGTGTGCGGATCTGGGGGTGACGCGTGAGCTTGGTGAGGGGATTCGGCGTATTTATGCCGAGATGAGGCGTGTGGGACTGTCAGAGCCGATGTATGTGCAGTCGTCGGAGGCGGTCAGGTTGACGTTGCTTGCGGCTCATGCGGTGTCCGATGACGTGGCTGAGCGTCTTGGGGGGACCGCGATACGGATCCTGGACGCGATGCGGCTTGCCCAGCGTCCGTTGGGTACGGGTCAGATCGTTGATCTTGTGGGTCTTGCTCGGCCGACCGTGATCCGCCACCTGGGCAGGCTGCGAGCGGCTGGGCTGGTGGTCTGGGAGGGGAGTCAGGCGCGTGATCCTCGTGCGACGTGGCGCGTGGTCTGA
- a CDS encoding DEAD/DEAH box helicase codes for MVGERDGRLVHLERTPARPGHHGRWPDWADPDLVAAYQRLGVSQPWTHQCQAAESLHAGHHTVIATGTGSGKSLAAWLPALSDVLAAQRPEAGKESRISSYGHRPSVLYLSPTKALSADQAAALTRLVTELEAVQRTSPSSSGDDGAAEPASGASREPPSSAPSAAGPAAPTASGARAPLRTVRVGTCDGDTPLPERDWARAHADVVLTNPDFLHFSLLPGHERWTRFLRSLRYVVVDECHAYRGLLGAHVALVLRRLLRLVRRLQPEGTGPVVLCASATAAEPALTAARLIGVDPESVTAVTKDDAPAGERTLALWQPALRDPWTAWEASVSALAQAADVPAADPPLNQPSPGQPQSLQAPHAAAAAGPDTGDPTDYPSARRSAVVEAAELLTDLMSVGARALVFVRSRRSAEVVAEHARHTLSLSLPELVGSVRAYRGGYLPEERRELENDLRRGRLRALATTNALELGIDVTGLDAVIIAGWPGTRVSLGQQAGRAGRAGSRGLAVLIASDNPLDAYLVHHPEEVFAGPEATVFDPANPYVLAPHLCAAASESPLREDDLALFGLSDDTFLADLAARGALRRRPSGWFWNTSLPGRAQDLTSLRGDGPPDTPVVDAATGTVVGTVPGASADSTVHEGAVYIHQGRTYVVEELSDEAALVTQKAAVGYRTRAKEASSVRIIAERERQDWKDGITWCFGSVEVTSQVVGYTKHALPGMEVVSQHALSMPEHVLPTAAVWWTVPVDLTEHAGLTSADLPGALHAAEHASIGMLPLLATCDRWDIGGLSIALHPQTMTPTVFVHDGHAGGAGFAERGYRAGRHWLEATLEVIEQCGCTSGCPSCVQSPKCGNNNEPLDKTGAVTLLRLLLAAAPAG; via the coding sequence ATGGTGGGTGAGCGCGACGGCCGCCTGGTCCACCTGGAGCGCACCCCTGCCCGCCCAGGCCACCACGGCCGCTGGCCGGACTGGGCCGATCCTGACCTCGTCGCCGCCTACCAGCGCCTGGGCGTGAGCCAGCCCTGGACGCACCAGTGCCAGGCAGCCGAGTCCCTGCACGCCGGCCACCACACGGTCATCGCCACCGGCACCGGGTCCGGCAAGTCCCTGGCCGCCTGGCTGCCAGCGCTGTCCGACGTCCTGGCGGCCCAGCGGCCCGAGGCCGGGAAGGAGTCCCGGATCTCCTCCTACGGCCACCGGCCGAGCGTGCTCTACCTGTCCCCCACCAAGGCGCTGTCCGCCGACCAGGCCGCCGCGCTGACGCGACTGGTCACCGAGCTGGAGGCCGTCCAGCGCACGTCGCCCTCCTCCTCGGGCGACGACGGCGCGGCCGAGCCTGCCAGCGGCGCCTCCCGCGAACCACCGTCATCCGCGCCATCGGCCGCCGGACCCGCGGCGCCGACCGCTTCCGGCGCTCGCGCTCCCCTGCGCACGGTACGCGTGGGGACCTGCGACGGCGACACCCCGCTGCCCGAGCGTGACTGGGCCCGGGCCCACGCCGACGTGGTCCTGACCAACCCTGACTTCCTGCACTTCTCCCTCCTGCCCGGCCACGAGCGTTGGACGAGGTTCCTGCGCTCGCTGCGCTACGTCGTCGTCGACGAGTGCCACGCCTACCGCGGCCTGCTGGGCGCCCACGTGGCCCTGGTCCTGCGGCGCCTGCTGCGGCTGGTGCGTCGGCTACAGCCGGAGGGAACCGGCCCGGTGGTCCTGTGCGCCTCGGCGACGGCTGCTGAGCCAGCGCTGACGGCTGCCCGCCTCATCGGCGTGGACCCCGAGTCCGTCACCGCCGTGACCAAGGACGACGCCCCTGCCGGGGAGCGGACCCTGGCCCTGTGGCAACCAGCCCTGCGTGACCCGTGGACCGCGTGGGAGGCCTCTGTCTCCGCACTGGCCCAGGCCGCTGACGTCCCCGCTGCCGACCCGCCGCTCAACCAGCCCTCGCCCGGTCAGCCACAGAGCCTCCAGGCCCCGCACGCTGCTGCGGCAGCCGGGCCGGACACCGGCGACCCCACCGACTACCCCTCGGCCCGCAGGTCGGCCGTGGTCGAGGCCGCTGAGCTGCTCACGGACCTCATGAGCGTGGGGGCGCGCGCTCTCGTCTTCGTACGTTCCAGACGCAGCGCCGAGGTGGTCGCCGAGCACGCGCGTCACACTCTCAGCCTGTCCCTGCCCGAGCTGGTGGGAAGCGTGAGGGCATACCGAGGCGGGTACCTGCCTGAGGAGCGTCGCGAGCTGGAGAACGACCTACGTCGCGGACGCCTGCGTGCCCTGGCGACCACCAACGCCCTGGAGCTGGGCATCGACGTCACCGGCCTGGATGCCGTCATCATCGCCGGGTGGCCGGGGACACGCGTGAGCCTGGGACAGCAGGCCGGGCGCGCAGGACGAGCCGGCAGCCGCGGGCTCGCGGTCCTCATCGCCAGCGACAACCCGCTGGACGCCTACCTGGTGCACCACCCCGAGGAGGTCTTCGCCGGGCCCGAGGCCACCGTCTTCGACCCGGCCAACCCCTACGTGCTCGCCCCGCACCTGTGCGCGGCAGCCTCGGAGTCACCCCTGCGCGAGGACGACCTCGCGCTCTTCGGCCTGAGCGACGACACCTTCCTCGCTGACCTCGCCGCCCGTGGCGCGCTCCGTCGTCGTCCCAGCGGCTGGTTCTGGAACACGAGCCTCCCTGGACGCGCCCAGGACCTGACCTCCCTGCGCGGGGACGGGCCACCGGACACGCCCGTGGTCGACGCCGCCACGGGCACCGTGGTGGGCACCGTGCCTGGCGCCTCGGCCGACTCCACCGTCCACGAGGGCGCGGTCTACATCCACCAGGGGCGCACCTACGTCGTGGAGGAGCTGAGCGATGAGGCAGCCCTTGTCACCCAGAAGGCTGCGGTGGGCTACCGAACCAGAGCCAAGGAGGCCTCCAGCGTCCGCATCATCGCCGAGCGGGAGCGACAGGACTGGAAGGACGGGATCACCTGGTGCTTCGGCTCCGTGGAGGTCACGAGCCAGGTCGTGGGGTACACCAAGCACGCGCTGCCCGGTATGGAGGTGGTCTCTCAGCACGCCCTGTCCATGCCCGAGCACGTACTACCCACCGCGGCCGTGTGGTGGACGGTGCCCGTCGATCTCACCGAGCATGCAGGCCTGACCAGTGCCGACCTGCCTGGGGCGCTGCACGCTGCCGAGCACGCCTCGATCGGGATGCTGCCTCTCCTGGCCACCTGCGACCGGTGGGACATCGGTGGGCTGTCGATAGCGCTGCACCCCCAGACCATGACCCCCACGGTCTTCGTCCACGACGGGCACGCCGGCGGCGCAGGCTTCGCCGAGCGCGGCTACCGGGCCGGACGTCACTGGCTGGAGGCCACGCTCGAGGTCATCGAGCAGTGCGGCTGTACCTCGGGCTGCCCCTCATGCGTGCAGTCACCCAAGTGCGGCAACAACAACGAGCCGCTGGACAAGACCGGAGCCGTCACGCTGCTGCGCCTGCTACTGGCCGCGGCTCCTGCCGGTTAG
- a CDS encoding anaerobic ribonucleoside-triphosphate reductase activating protein: MTDAATSPDAVPGPGTTTAHGRPADGLQVAGLVPMSTVDWPDHLTATVFTQGCPWNCFYCHNRDLIPVRTPGAVAWDEVRRLLRRRRGLLDGVVLTGGEALRQDALADAAAEVRELGFAVGLHTAGAYPRRLADLLAAGLVDWVGLDVKAAPGSYEQVVGRPNAASKVWASLEVLVAAEADVEVRTTVVPGDVTAEDAYDVARDVHERGVRVYALQQARSEGTSGDFPVTAAGWDAQCQRLAERIEALGWERFTYRPA, translated from the coding sequence ATGACTGACGCTGCTACCTCACCCGACGCCGTTCCCGGTCCCGGGACGACGACGGCGCACGGGCGCCCGGCTGATGGTCTCCAGGTCGCGGGGCTCGTACCCATGTCCACCGTTGACTGGCCTGACCACCTGACTGCCACGGTCTTCACCCAGGGCTGCCCGTGGAACTGCTTCTACTGCCACAACCGGGACCTCATCCCGGTCCGGACGCCCGGGGCCGTGGCCTGGGACGAGGTGCGCCGGCTGCTGCGCCGCCGTCGCGGGCTGCTCGACGGCGTCGTGCTCACCGGCGGTGAGGCCCTGCGCCAGGACGCCCTGGCCGATGCTGCCGCCGAGGTACGTGAGCTGGGCTTCGCCGTCGGGCTCCACACGGCAGGGGCGTACCCGCGGCGCCTGGCTGACCTGCTGGCAGCCGGCCTCGTGGACTGGGTCGGCCTGGACGTCAAGGCGGCGCCGGGGAGCTACGAGCAGGTCGTCGGGCGGCCGAACGCGGCCTCAAAGGTATGGGCGAGCCTGGAGGTGCTGGTCGCTGCCGAGGCTGACGTCGAGGTACGTACCACCGTCGTGCCTGGTGACGTCACGGCTGAGGACGCCTACGACGTCGCCAGGGACGTGCACGAGCGAGGGGTGCGGGTCTACGCCCTCCAGCAGGCGCGGAGTGAGGGCACGAGCGGCGACTTCCCCGTCACCGCAGCCGGGTGGGACGCGCAGTGCCAGCGCCTGGCCGAGCGCATCGAGGCTCTGGGCTGGGAGCGTTTCACCTACCGTCCGGCCTGA
- a CDS encoding ribonucleoside triphosphate reductase, with translation MEKTVSDAPQTPTAAHLAEAHPELIARGSADSAVAHGSRPQIDAVSTITEYLDRSDWRVNANANQGYSLGGMILNTSGKVIANYWLSQIYSQEAGDAHRDGDLHIHDLDMFSGYCAGWSLKSLLQQGFNGIPGKIACNPPRHFSSAVGQIVNFLGTLQNEWAGAQAFSSFDTYMAPFVRLDSMTYEQVRQCMQELIFNLNVPSRWGTQTPFTNLTFDWTCPADLADEHPLVGDELCDFTYGDLAEEMAVVNRAFMEVMTEGDADGRVFTFPIPTYNITKDFDWESENADRLFAMTAKYGLPYFQNFINSELDPGMIRSMCCRLQLDLRELLKRGNGLFGSAEQTGSVGVVTINMARLGYAHAGDEAGLLAALDRLLAIARDTLELKRTVIQHHIDTGLFPFTKRWLGTLDNHFSTIGVNGMNEMVRNFTADTYDITDPRGHDMCVRVLDHVRSAMVEFQEATGHLYNLEATPAEGTTYRFAKEDRRRFPDILQAGTESNPYYTNSSQLPVGYTDDPFEAQELQEELQTKYTGGTVLHLYMNERISSPQVCKELVRRSLTAFRTPYITITPTFSICPTHGYLAGEHTTCGKCAELHPEAEPVACEVWTRVMGYFRPVQSFNIGKKGEYAERTMFTESAAAGHGPATSRLSAVSA, from the coding sequence ATGGAGAAGACCGTGTCTGACGCCCCCCAGACCCCCACTGCCGCTCACCTGGCTGAGGCCCACCCCGAGCTCATCGCCCGGGGCTCGGCCGACTCCGCCGTCGCCCACGGCTCGCGTCCCCAGATTGACGCCGTCTCCACCATCACCGAGTACCTTGACCGCTCCGACTGGCGCGTCAACGCTAACGCCAACCAGGGGTACTCCCTGGGCGGGATGATCCTCAACACCTCTGGCAAGGTCATCGCCAACTACTGGCTCTCCCAGATCTACTCCCAGGAGGCCGGTGACGCCCACCGCGACGGCGACCTGCACATCCACGACCTGGACATGTTCTCCGGCTACTGCGCTGGCTGGTCGCTCAAGTCGCTCCTCCAGCAGGGCTTCAACGGCATCCCCGGCAAGATCGCCTGCAACCCGCCGCGCCACTTCTCCTCCGCCGTCGGCCAGATCGTCAACTTCCTGGGCACCTTGCAGAACGAGTGGGCTGGGGCCCAGGCATTCAGCTCCTTTGACACCTACATGGCTCCCTTCGTCCGCCTGGACTCGATGACCTACGAGCAGGTGCGCCAGTGCATGCAGGAGCTCATCTTCAACCTCAACGTCCCCTCCCGCTGGGGAACCCAGACCCCCTTCACCAACCTCACCTTCGACTGGACCTGCCCGGCGGACCTGGCTGACGAGCACCCGCTGGTGGGTGACGAGCTGTGTGACTTCACCTACGGGGACCTGGCCGAGGAGATGGCCGTGGTCAACCGCGCCTTCATGGAGGTCATGACCGAGGGTGACGCCGACGGACGTGTCTTCACCTTCCCCATCCCCACCTACAACATCACCAAGGACTTCGACTGGGAGTCCGAGAACGCCGACCGCCTGTTCGCCATGACGGCGAAGTACGGTCTGCCCTACTTCCAGAACTTCATCAACTCCGAGCTCGACCCCGGCATGATCCGCTCCATGTGCTGCCGCCTCCAGCTCGACCTGCGCGAGCTGCTCAAGCGTGGCAACGGACTGTTCGGCTCTGCCGAGCAGACCGGCAGCGTCGGCGTGGTCACCATCAACATGGCTCGCCTGGGCTACGCCCACGCAGGTGACGAGGCTGGTCTCCTTGCTGCCCTCGACCGTCTGCTGGCCATCGCCCGTGACACGCTGGAGCTCAAGCGCACCGTCATCCAGCACCACATCGACACCGGCCTGTTCCCCTTCACCAAGCGGTGGCTGGGCACCCTGGACAACCACTTCTCGACCATCGGCGTCAACGGCATGAACGAGATGGTCCGCAACTTCACCGCCGACACCTACGACATCACCGACCCGCGCGGGCACGACATGTGCGTGCGCGTCCTCGACCACGTGCGCTCGGCGATGGTGGAGTTCCAGGAGGCCACCGGTCACCTCTACAACCTGGAGGCCACCCCGGCCGAGGGCACCACCTACCGCTTCGCCAAGGAGGACCGCCGCCGCTTCCCGGACATCCTCCAGGCTGGCACCGAGTCCAACCCCTACTACACCAACTCCTCCCAGCTTCCTGTGGGCTACACCGACGACCCCTTCGAGGCCCAGGAGCTGCAGGAGGAGCTGCAGACCAAGTACACCGGCGGCACCGTGCTGCACCTGTACATGAATGAGCGCATCTCCTCCCCCCAGGTCTGCAAGGAGCTGGTGCGTCGGAGCCTGACCGCCTTCCGCACTCCTTACATCACCATCACGCCCACCTTCTCCATCTGCCCCACACACGGCTATCTCGCAGGAGAGCACACCACGTGCGGGAAGTGCGCCGAGCTCCACCCGGAGGCTGAGCCGGTGGCGTGTGAGGTGTGGACCCGCGTCATGGGCTACTTCCGCCCGGTCCAGTCCTTCAACATCGGCAAGAAGGGCGAGTATGCCGAGCGCACCATGTTCACCGAGTCCGCGGCAGCCGGTCACGGCCCGGCGACCTCGCGGCTGTCGGCGGTATCGGCCTGA
- a CDS encoding Rv3654c family TadE-like protein encodes MRRRRAARSSRREAAGRPAGAAVSTVAAGRTACGTCGESGSGTVLGLGVIAVLLALAVGLTGLVQAQAGAGRARLAADLAALGGATALASVVAPAAPCVVAQEVAEANAARVEGCEVQGEDVVVQVGVGLTVLGAPRLARASARAGPVDADWPVDADWPGQPADGWRGPGRG; translated from the coding sequence ATGAGACGACGTCGAGCTGCTCGGAGCAGCAGGAGAGAGGCCGCCGGTAGGCCTGCGGGTGCAGCGGTCAGCACGGTAGCCGCAGGACGAACAGCCTGCGGGACGTGTGGTGAGAGTGGTTCAGGGACCGTGCTGGGCCTGGGCGTCATCGCCGTGCTGCTTGCGCTCGCGGTAGGACTGACCGGACTGGTCCAGGCGCAGGCCGGCGCGGGGCGAGCCCGGCTGGCTGCTGACCTCGCCGCCCTGGGAGGGGCGACGGCGCTGGCATCGGTGGTCGCCCCGGCCGCCCCCTGCGTGGTGGCGCAGGAGGTGGCCGAGGCCAACGCGGCACGGGTGGAGGGCTGTGAGGTCCAGGGTGAGGACGTCGTCGTGCAGGTGGGCGTGGGGCTCACGGTGCTGGGTGCTCCGAGGCTCGCTCGGGCGAGTGCACGAGCCGGGCCGGTTGACGCGGACTGGCCGGTGGACGCGGACTGGCCGGGCCAGCCGGCTGATGGCTGGAGAGGACCTGGACGGGGCTAA
- a CDS encoding DUF4244 domain-containing protein, with product MQRTIIHTLARVLDLRRTLTARTAGSGPGTAGACPGSGLTLAASSGVDPDPEAGMATAEYAVGTLAAAAFAGLLLAVMRSGSLQGVLQGLIESALSVG from the coding sequence ATGCAGCGCACCATCATTCACACCCTTGCGCGGGTCCTGGACCTGCGCCGGACACTGACGGCGAGGACGGCAGGCAGCGGGCCTGGCACAGCGGGTGCGTGCCCTGGTTCGGGCCTGACGCTGGCGGCGTCGTCTGGGGTAGACCCTGACCCTGAGGCAGGGATGGCCACGGCTGAGTACGCCGTAGGTACCTTGGCAGCCGCTGCCTTCGCGGGTCTGCTGCTGGCCGTGATGCGCTCAGGGTCCCTGCAGGGAGTCCTGCAGGGCCTGATCGAGTCGGCCCTGTCAGTGGGCTGA